The following are from one region of the Actinomyces sp. oral taxon 897 genome:
- a CDS encoding sulfite exporter TauE/SafE family protein, with product MALLLALGIGTGVGLIVGALGAGGGILSVPVLVYVLGQSPHQAASGSLVIVLVTALAALPSRARHGQVRWRDGALFGLLSAAGAWGGSWLSAQVDGEALMVMFCALLVVVAALMARRALRERRDEGLQRKALGGPDAIGGTGTDAAGGSGTADGPGAVGGPDATDGPDAVDELGTVGGPGTGTVGGPDTDAADRPGTVDGPGGRTTPVPDAPASGSPGQGRGAGPDQGAGPSTPVGAGQGARRVLTVVLTATLTGLLTGFFGVGGGFAVVPVLLLVLHCDVRETAGTSLLVMIIAALVSLAQRASGGLEVAWGTVALFTLGSTAGGLVGGPLSQRLRASTLNALFAALLLAVAVGSLIGAT from the coding sequence ATGGCCCTTCTCCTCGCACTCGGCATCGGTACCGGGGTCGGCCTCATTGTGGGCGCCCTGGGAGCCGGCGGCGGCATCCTGTCGGTCCCCGTCCTGGTCTACGTCCTGGGGCAGAGCCCGCACCAGGCCGCCTCCGGGTCCCTGGTGATCGTCCTGGTCACCGCGCTGGCGGCCCTGCCCTCCCGGGCCCGGCACGGGCAGGTGCGGTGGCGCGACGGGGCGCTGTTCGGCCTGCTCTCGGCCGCCGGGGCCTGGGGCGGCTCCTGGCTGAGCGCCCAGGTGGACGGGGAGGCCCTCATGGTCATGTTCTGCGCCCTCCTGGTCGTCGTCGCGGCGCTCATGGCCCGCCGGGCCCTGCGGGAGCGCCGCGACGAGGGCCTCCAGAGGAAGGCCCTGGGCGGGCCGGACGCCATAGGCGGCACGGGCACGGACGCCGCGGGTGGGTCAGGCACCGCAGACGGACCCGGCGCCGTAGGTGGGCCGGACGCCACGGATGGGCCGGATGCCGTAGATGAGCTAGGCACCGTGGGCGGGCCAGGCACAGGCACCGTGGGCGGGCCAGACACGGATGCCGCAGACAGGCCCGGCACCGTAGATGGGCCCGGTGGCCGCACCACCCCCGTACCGGACGCCCCCGCCTCTGGCTCACCTGGCCAGGGTCGGGGCGCCGGGCCGGACCAGGGCGCCGGGCCGAGTACCCCGGTGGGTGCGGGCCAGGGCGCGAGGCGGGTCCTCACGGTGGTGCTCACAGCCACCCTGACCGGGCTGCTCACGGGGTTCTTCGGGGTGGGCGGGGGCTTCGCCGTCGTCCCCGTGCTCCTGCTGGTCCTGCACTGCGACGTGCGGGAGACGGCAGGGACGTCCCTGCTGGTCATGATTATCGCCGCCCTGGTCTCCCTGGCCCAGCGGGCCAGCGGGGGCCTGGAGGTAGCGTGGGGCACGGTGGCGCTGTTCACCCTCGGCTCCACCGCCGGCGGGCTCGTGGGAGGCCCTCTGTCCCAGCGCCTGCGGGCCTCCACCCTCAACGCCCTCTTCGCCGCCCTGCTGCTGGCCGTCGCGGTCGGCAGCCTCATAGGTGCCACCTGA
- a CDS encoding anaerobic sulfatase maturase, producing MDHTAPGAPGGPLARRRLPLSVVAKPTGAACNLDCQYCFFLSKELLYDVPRQLMREETLRTYVAEYLAASGDGEVTMLWQGGEPTLRGLPFYREVVRLCEVYRRPGQKVVHALQTNGTLIDRQWAGFLAENDFLVGVSLDGPPALHDAYRVNKGGRGTYALVRRGWDILQEAGVRTNVLCTVHHANEAHPLEVYRHFRDDLGARYLQFIPIVERVNAADLARAELGWGRRRPAPRRAGGTGAGSTGGTGAGGTRPGGPGGPEHSPGGPGGPGGPEPLVPLMYQQCGDAVTSRSVTPQGYGDFLTAVFQEWVAHDVGDVFVQDVDSALSALFGIYPTCVHAPECGVNLALEFNGDVYACDHWVEPDWLLGNVADASFATLAATPRMRDFSAKKRVQLPAGCLRCPVLPLCHGGCPKDRFVRTADGEEMNYLCPGYRAFYTRILPDLRTMARLIQVGRAPAEIMTLRQRPRPDRAERLALSTQEH from the coding sequence ATGGACCACACGGCTCCGGGGGCGCCCGGCGGCCCCCTGGCGCGACGGCGCCTGCCCCTGTCCGTGGTGGCCAAGCCCACAGGTGCGGCCTGCAACCTGGACTGCCAGTACTGCTTCTTCCTGTCCAAGGAGCTCCTCTACGATGTCCCCCGTCAGCTCATGCGCGAGGAGACCCTGCGCACCTACGTGGCGGAGTACCTCGCGGCCAGCGGCGACGGCGAGGTCACCATGCTCTGGCAGGGCGGGGAGCCGACCCTGCGGGGCCTGCCCTTCTACCGCGAGGTCGTCCGGCTCTGCGAGGTCTACCGGCGCCCCGGGCAGAAGGTGGTCCACGCCCTGCAGACCAACGGGACCCTCATTGACCGACAGTGGGCGGGCTTCCTGGCCGAGAACGACTTCCTGGTGGGGGTCTCCCTCGACGGCCCCCCCGCCCTGCACGACGCCTACCGGGTCAACAAGGGCGGGCGGGGCACCTACGCCCTGGTGCGGCGGGGCTGGGACATCCTCCAGGAGGCCGGGGTGCGCACCAACGTCCTGTGCACGGTCCACCACGCCAACGAGGCCCACCCCCTGGAGGTCTACCGCCACTTCCGCGACGACCTGGGGGCCCGCTACCTCCAGTTCATCCCCATTGTGGAGCGGGTCAACGCCGCGGACCTGGCCCGGGCCGAGCTGGGCTGGGGCCGACGGCGCCCGGCGCCCCGCAGGGCTGGGGGCACAGGGGCCGGCAGTACCGGGGGCACAGGGGCTGGCGGCACCCGCCCCGGGGGCCCGGGCGGCCCCGAGCACAGTCCCGGCGGCCCGGGCGGCCCGGGCGGCCCCGAGCCGCTGGTCCCGCTCATGTACCAGCAGTGCGGGGACGCCGTCACCTCCCGCTCCGTCACCCCCCAGGGGTACGGGGACTTCCTGACCGCGGTGTTCCAGGAGTGGGTGGCCCACGACGTGGGGGACGTGTTCGTGCAGGACGTCGACTCCGCCCTGTCGGCCCTGTTCGGGATCTACCCGACCTGCGTGCACGCCCCCGAGTGCGGGGTGAACCTGGCCCTGGAGTTCAACGGGGACGTCTACGCCTGCGACCACTGGGTCGAGCCGGACTGGCTGCTGGGCAACGTCGCCGACGCCTCCTTCGCCACGCTCGCCGCCACGCCGCGGATGCGTGACTTCTCCGCCAAGAAACGGGTCCAGCTCCCCGCGGGCTGCCTGAGGTGCCCGGTGCTGCCGCTGTGCCACGGGGGCTGCCCCAAGGACCGGTTCGTCCGCACGGCCGACGGCGAGGAGATGAACTACCTGTGCCCGGGCTACCGGGCCTTCTACACCCGGATCCTGCCCGACCTGCGGACCATGGCCCGGCTCATCCAGGTCGGCCGCGCGCCTGCGGAGATCATGACCCTGCGTCAGCGCCCCCGTCCCGACCGGGCGGAGCGGCTGGCCCTGAGCACCCAGGAGCACTGA